TGAGGCCATGACCTATAAAATTCCTAATTCATAATTGGCAGTCACTAAGCCCGTATACTGCCTTAATCTTAATAAAATTGTTTTTAAGAATGCTGCTCATGCGTTCACTTGTCAAGTACAAGCCCGATTAACTACATCTTCCCAACAATATTCACAATAAAAATCGACTTAAAAGATTGATTTCAAGGTGTCATTAAAGCCAAACAAGGCTCTTTTGACCCGCTTAGCCAATGACAACCGTTCTACATCATCCTGTTCCACAATTGTGTCCTGGGTATCACTCTGACTAAACATCAGCAAACCAGCCACAGTACTATATTGCGAGCGGCGTAAAGCAGCCTGATGTTGTTCGTCTGCATACACCTGAGTCGGCGGATTACCTAAATGCGCCGAGACCCCCATGGTACGGCGAACAAAGCTCACCATTCCTTCGATATGACTAGCATCGCCGGTCAATACCACACCATGATACAAGCCCTGAAGAGCACCGTTTTTCACCAATTCATCACGCACCAGACCCAGAATTTCTTCATAACGCGCCATGATGATTTCAGTCAATTCAATCCGGCTGATGGTTTGTGGCCCATCAATCCCCTGGAACTGAATCATATGATCCGGCTTGACCACTTTCAGGTCGACACAGCCATACAATAATTTCAGACGTTCAGCTTCTTCGGTCGTGGTTTGCAATACTGCTGCAATATCACGGGTCACATGTTCACCGCCACGTTGGAAGGTATGGGTTAAGGCCAAACGACCATCCACATACACTGCAACATTGGTCGTGCCGGCACCGATATCTACTAAGCATACGCCATATTCTTTTTCGTCTTTCAGCAGGCTGGCTTCAGCAGTAGCCAAGCTCGACACCACCATTTTTTCTACACCAATATTGGCACCTTTCAGGGCGCGATCAATATTCTGCATGGTACTGATCGGCAGCATCATCAAATGATAGTGTCCGGTCATGCTATGTGCCGACATCCGAATCGGGTTTAACACCCATTCCGGTGAGTCGTCCAGCTCAAAACCCAGAGGCACAGCACTGACCAGATAATGATCTGAAGTCAAATGACTAGCTTTAGCCAATTCCAGTGCACGCACCACTTCACTGGTGGTAATCGCATGCTCGCTATTGTCGATCGAGGTGCGACCTGAAGCATAAAAGCTTTTTAATTCGGCACTTGGAATAGAGACCCAGGCAGAATGTACACGACATTCCGCCATATCTTCTGCTTCTTGAACGGCATTTTTAATTGCAGTAATAACTTTATCGAGACTGACAATTTTCCCTTTACTCATGCCTCGGTTACGAGCGGTGGCCATACCAATCACTTGGATATTGTCTGGCGCGTGTACCTTGCCAATCAAAACTGAAACTTTGTGTGTCCCAATGTCAATCGCCACAACCGAGGGAACAGCTTCACTCATTATTCACTACTACCATTACGTGTTTGTTAGATTTATGGCTTTAAATGCCTCTATTTTTTAAAGCCGGTCATTATGGCTTTACTGTTACCTTATTCTCAACGCCCGTGTCATCAATGGTTACAATAAAATGTCCATTTACAATTTTAGGCGGAATTGAATTTTTCCACTGGATCGACAATCCATTGCGATAACGCAGGTCAATGGCCGAAATTTTAGACCAGACGGGCTTTAAATCGCTCTGAGACAGATGGCTCAGGCGTTGTAATTTGCTCATGGTCTGATCTTTATCAACAATTATTCTTAAACCCGAATCAAACTGCATAAACCAGGTCATTCGCTCGGTGAGATATAATTCTTTTAGACGAATGCCTTGTGGCAAAAATAATTGATTAATTTCATTATAACGACGCATCATGGTTTCTGCATGGCTCGCCGGCCCATGTAGTAACGGTAATGCCTGATAATTCTTGGGTGTGACTTCCGTGAAAATCACACCACTGTCACTCAATAAACGTCCCGTTCCCCAACGCGCAATCGCATGATGCGGCATCACCCGCACCCGAATGCCATTTGGCCAGGCTCGGGAAACCACGACCCGATCCACCCAGGATAATTCCAGGGTACGATCACGGATCGCTTCCAAATCCGAAGTAAAATAGTTTTCGGTCACGATCGGTGACACATACTGCATGACCTGACGCTGTTCAGCAGCCGAGCGCGTACCCACGACACCCAGCTCTGCCACATCACTATTGGTCATGACTTTATATAAGCCCAATATTCCAAAGGCCAGCACCAGTAGCGCAATACACAACAATAACCAGCCACCAAAATTGGTCAGCTTTTCTTTGCGTGTTGGCGGCTTGTCGTGAATTGAAGTAATCGCAGCACGTTTACGGCGCATGGAAACAGGAAGTTGAGCCATATTTAGTGTGCCGAACCAGTCAAGGTCTGTTCCAGTATCGCCACACACAGCTCATCAAAACTGTAACCGACTGCAGCTGCCGCCTTTGGCACCAGTGAATGACTGGTCATTCCCGGCACGGTATTCACTTCAAGCAACCAGAAGTTGCCCTGTTCATCCTGCATGGCATCAATCCGGCCCCAACCGCTGGCACCGACTGCCTGGAATGCGCGCAAACTCAAGGCTTTTAACTGCTGCTCTTCAGCTTCACTTAAACCACATGGAATGCCATATTGCACATCATTACGCTGATATTTCGCTTCATAATCGTAGAAGGCAACATCTTGAGGCGGTTCAAGACGAATCACCGGTAGCGCCTGACCATTTAAAACCACAATGGTGTATTCACGGCCGGTAATCCATTTTTCTGCCATCACCACGGCATCATGTTCAGTTGCCTTGGTAATCGCTTCGGCAAAGTCTTCAATTTTCTCGACCTTGCTCATGCCGATACTGGAACCTTCATGCACCGGCTTGATAATCAAAGGCAAGCCTAAAGCATTAACAATGTCGGTCGCATCAGAATCTCTGGTGACAATACGATACGGCGCTGTCGGTAATTCCGAGCCCTGCCAGACCTGCTTGGTCTTGACCTTGTCCATGCCGATCGCAGAACCTTGTACACCGGTACCGGTATACGGCACGTTTAACCATTCCAGTGCACCCTGAATTTGGCCGTCTTCCCCGCCACGTCCATGCAATACAATAAAAGCACGATCATAATTTACCAGTTCTGTGACACTACGCTCCTGCGGGTCAAACGCTTCCGCATTAACCCCTGAACGCACTAATGCCTCAAGTACCGCCGTACCACTGTCTAGAGAAACCTCACGCTCTGCAGATTTACCACCAAGCAACACGGCAACTTTTCCGAATTTTGAAGCATTTGACACGTTTATATCCTTAAACTTTTTTCAATCTGGTCAATTCAATTCAGTCACACAAGATGACTATTTTATATATAAGTGATTTTGTGCAAGTTCGACTGAGATTGCTCCAACATTACCTGCGCCCTGGGTTAATAACAAGTCATTTGCTTGCAATACTTTTCTCATGATCTGATTCAGGTTGCCGTCCGTCGCATCAACCAGAATCGGCTCGACTTCACCACGTAAGCGAATGCTGCGGGCCAAAGTACGGCTGTCCGCCCCGACAATCGGTTTTTCACCGGCAGGATAAACATCCAGCAACAATAACTGGTCTACAGTAGAAAGCACTTCCACAAAATCATCAAAACAGTCACGGGTACGGCTATAACGGTGTGGCTGGAACATCATGACCAGACGACGGTCCGGATGACTCTGACGCGCGGCTTTAATCGTTGCTTCGACTTCTTTTGGATGATGGCCATAGTCATCCACCAGTTTCACGTCACCGCCCTCAATCGCAAACTCACCCTGAACCTCAAAGCGGCGACCCACACCACTGAAACCTTCCAGTGCACGGCAGATTGAAGCATCAGACACGCCTTCATCGGTTGCTATACCAATCGCGGCCAGGGCATTCAGCACATTATGCAAACCTGGCTGGTTGACCGTTACACGCAATGGCTCACGCTCTTTACGCAATACGGTAAAGTGGGTTTGCATACCATCCTGATCAACATCTACTGCGCGGATGTCATTGTCTTCATTAAAACCATAAGTCAGTAACGGACGTGCAATCCGCGGCATGATTTCACGGATATTAGCATCATCACCACAGACTACGGCCAAGCCGTAAAATGGCAGTTTTTGCAGGAACTGGATAAAGGTATCTTTCAGGACATCGAAGCTACCGCCATAGGTATCCATATGATCGGCATCAATATTGGTCACCACGGCAGCCATCGGTTCCAGGTGCAGGAAAGAGGCGTCTGATTCATCAGCTTCGGCTACGATATAACGGCTGGCGCCCAAGGCTGCGTTCATACCGGTACGGTTCAGCAAACCACCGATCACATAGGTTGGATCCATGTTTTCTTCAGCCAGCATACAGGTGATCAGACTGGTGGTTGTGGTTTTGCCATGCGTGCCGGCAACGGCAATACCATGACGGTAACGCATTAGTTCACCCAGCATTTCCGCACGGCGAACCACAGGAATACGGTTTTCAATCGCGGTTTTAATTTCCGGATTTTCTTTATCAATCGCGGTAGAGACCACGATCACGTTGGCGCCCTTAATATTATTTGCAGTATGCCCGATATAGACTTTAATGCCATTCGCTTCCAGCTGTGCGGTGGTATTGGATGCCTTGATATCTGAACCGGAAACTTTATAGCCCTGGTTTTTCAGCACTTCCGCAATACCACACATGCCTGCGCCACCGATCCCCACAAAATGAATGTGTTTGATACGGCGCATTTCCGGCACTTTAATTAACTTTTTCGCTTGTTCAGCTGGGGTTGTTGGAGACATAGTTTACTCGGATTACAATTCTTGAATTAAACGGACCACATGTTGAGTCGCATCGGGTTGAGCCTGTCGACGTGCTTTCACGGCCATTTCCATTAACAGTTGGCGATTCAGCATCGGCTCTAATAATGTTTTTAAACTTTCCGGGGTCATCGTGGCCTGCGGGCAAATCTTTGCCGCATTGATATTGGCCAGGAAACCAGCATTGGCCGTCTGGTGATCATCCACCGCACTTGGAAGCGGCACAAAAATCGCAGCCACCCCGGCAGTGGCAATTTCAGTTACAGTCAAAGCTCCGGCACGGCAAATCACCAGATCGGCATCAGAATAGGCTTTGGCCATATCTTCAATAAAGGGCTGTACTTCAACTTGTAGATTGGCTGGTGCATTTTCATAACGTGCCCGGGTCGCCTCGGCATGGTTTTGCCCACACTGATGATAGACGCTTAATGGCACATTGAGTTGCTTTAAAGCTTCCGGAACCCGTTCATTTAAGGCTTGCGCCCCCAAAGACCCGCCAACGATCAAAATACGTAAGGGCATTCCTACCTTGTCACGCTCCTGATAACGCCAGGATGGATTTAAAATTTCGCTAATTTCTTGTCGTACCGGATTGCCGGTAGTCACGACTTTTTCTTGGGCCGGAAAAGTGTTCGGGAATGCCTGGCACACTGTCTTTGCCACACGCGACAATTGGGTGTTGGTAAAACCAGCAACTGCATTCTGTTCATGGATCAGCACCGGAATGCCTAAGATACGCGCGGCCAAACCACCCGGGCCTGCCACATAACCGCCAAAGCCTGCCACGGCATCGACCTTAAGCTGTTTCATAAATTTCATGGCACTGAAGGTGGCTTTCATGATTTTAAAAGGCGCCAAGGCCTTACGTAGAAAACCGTTGCCACGCACACCCTGAATATCAATCTGATAAATGGGAATATTCTGGTTTTTTAATAGACGGTTTTCCATGCCTGCGGGTGTGGCCAACCAAGAGACCTGTATACCTTGTTGTTGTAAATCTTTGGCAACAGCTAACGCTGGAAACACATGTCCACCTGTACCTGCGGCCATCATCATGACATGTTTAGGCTGTTTTTGCTGAGCGTCGGTCACGGTCTAATTCTTCAATTCAAAAAATGGAGCAGGAAATCTGATTTAAGTAATCAATTGTAATCACAAACCTCAGGCCATGAAAGTTTATTTACTTTATTTCAACAAGGCTTTAATTGTTTTTTTCACGCAAACTTCAAGTTTAGACTCGTTTTATTTATAAGGTCTGCACTTTTCCTTCGACTTAAGTGACATATCATATCAATTTTAAATAGTTTTCTCATTATATTATCAATAACTTTGCCACGAAGAGCGCTTTATTTACAGCGGTCTTCCGTTTTCTCCCGTTCACCTCCTCTCTTATCATTGGCCGATAATCTTAGGCTTAAATCCTATCAATTTTATAAAAGTTTCATGCTATTCATATCTATATATGAATGATGCTTGATGTACAAGCAGATGCTTTAAATGGACTCCGTTCGGATAGATGTCAAAAATATCATGTCGTGATGTATGGATTATCTTGGCCGGTTATCTGGCTGCGATCCATGTAGGCAAACTTTCAGCCGTGATTCCTGTGTTACAGCAGGATTTAAACCTGAGTTTTACTCAGGCTGGTTTTTCATTAGCGTTGGTGCAGGCCGCCGGAATGCTGTTTGCGCTATGCATTGGCGCCTTCTCGGAAAAAATGGGATTAAAGCGCTGCCTGATCATAGCCTTAATCATTTTAGGGCTGAGCAGTCTTGCCGGGCTTTGGATTACGCAGCCTGCCACTTTATATGTATTGCGTTTTATGGAAGGAATCGGTTTTTTAACCATTTCCTTGTGTGCGCCAGCAATTTTAAAACGTACCAGCCGCGCTGAAACACTGAATTTCAAGATGGGACTCTGGAGTTCCTATATGGGCATCGGTGTCAGTCTGGCCGTATTAACGATTCCTCTGCTGCTTGAATATCTGGACTGGCAAACGATCTGGG
The nucleotide sequence above comes from Acinetobacter lwoffii. Encoded proteins:
- the murG gene encoding undecaprenyldiphospho-muramoylpentapeptide beta-N-acetylglucosaminyltransferase, which encodes MTDAQQKQPKHVMMMAAGTGGHVFPALAVAKDLQQQGIQVSWLATPAGMENRLLKNQNIPIYQIDIQGVRGNGFLRKALAPFKIMKATFSAMKFMKQLKVDAVAGFGGYVAGPGGLAARILGIPVLIHEQNAVAGFTNTQLSRVAKTVCQAFPNTFPAQEKVVTTGNPVRQEISEILNPSWRYQERDKVGMPLRILIVGGSLGAQALNERVPEALKQLNVPLSVYHQCGQNHAEATRARYENAPANLQVEVQPFIEDMAKAYSDADLVICRAGALTVTEIATAGVAAIFVPLPSAVDDHQTANAGFLANINAAKICPQATMTPESLKTLLEPMLNRQLLMEMAVKARRQAQPDATQHVVRLIQEL
- the ftsA gene encoding cell division protein FtsA, whose translation is MSEAVPSVVAIDIGTHKVSVLIGKVHAPDNIQVIGMATARNRGMSKGKIVSLDKVITAIKNAVQEAEDMAECRVHSAWVSIPSAELKSFYASGRTSIDNSEHAITTSEVVRALELAKASHLTSDHYLVSAVPLGFELDDSPEWVLNPIRMSAHSMTGHYHLMMLPISTMQNIDRALKGANIGVEKMVVSSLATAEASLLKDEKEYGVCLVDIGAGTTNVAVYVDGRLALTHTFQRGGEHVTRDIAAVLQTTTEEAERLKLLYGCVDLKVVKPDHMIQFQGIDGPQTISRIELTEIIMARYEEILGLVRDELVKNGALQGLYHGVVLTGDASHIEGMVSFVRRTMGVSAHLGNPPTQVYADEQHQAALRRSQYSTVAGLLMFSQSDTQDTIVEQDDVERLSLAKRVKRALFGFNDTLKSIF
- a CDS encoding D-alanine--D-alanine ligase; the encoded protein is MSNASKFGKVAVLLGGKSAEREVSLDSGTAVLEALVRSGVNAEAFDPQERSVTELVNYDRAFIVLHGRGGEDGQIQGALEWLNVPYTGTGVQGSAIGMDKVKTKQVWQGSELPTAPYRIVTRDSDATDIVNALGLPLIIKPVHEGSSIGMSKVEKIEDFAEAITKATEHDAVVMAEKWITGREYTIVVLNGQALPVIRLEPPQDVAFYDYEAKYQRNDVQYGIPCGLSEAEEQQLKALSLRAFQAVGASGWGRIDAMQDEQGNFWLLEVNTVPGMTSHSLVPKAAAAVGYSFDELCVAILEQTLTGSAH
- the murC gene encoding UDP-N-acetylmuramate--L-alanine ligase → MSPTTPAEQAKKLIKVPEMRRIKHIHFVGIGGAGMCGIAEVLKNQGYKVSGSDIKASNTTAQLEANGIKVYIGHTANNIKGANVIVVSTAIDKENPEIKTAIENRIPVVRRAEMLGELMRYRHGIAVAGTHGKTTTTSLITCMLAEENMDPTYVIGGLLNRTGMNAALGASRYIVAEADESDASFLHLEPMAAVVTNIDADHMDTYGGSFDVLKDTFIQFLQKLPFYGLAVVCGDDANIREIMPRIARPLLTYGFNEDNDIRAVDVDQDGMQTHFTVLRKEREPLRVTVNQPGLHNVLNALAAIGIATDEGVSDASICRALEGFSGVGRRFEVQGEFAIEGGDVKLVDDYGHHPKEVEATIKAARQSHPDRRLVMMFQPHRYSRTRDCFDDFVEVLSTVDQLLLLDVYPAGEKPIVGADSRTLARSIRLRGEVEPILVDATDGNLNQIMRKVLQANDLLLTQGAGNVGAISVELAQNHLYIK
- a CDS encoding cell division protein FtsQ/DivIB; protein product: MAQLPVSMRRKRAAITSIHDKPPTRKEKLTNFGGWLLLCIALLVLAFGILGLYKVMTNSDVAELGVVGTRSAAEQRQVMQYVSPIVTENYFTSDLEAIRDRTLELSWVDRVVVSRAWPNGIRVRVMPHHAIARWGTGRLLSDSGVIFTEVTPKNYQALPLLHGPASHAETMMRRYNEINQLFLPQGIRLKELYLTERMTWFMQFDSGLRIIVDKDQTMSKLQRLSHLSQSDLKPVWSKISAIDLRYRNGLSIQWKNSIPPKIVNGHFIVTIDDTGVENKVTVKP